Proteins from a single region of Verrucomicrobiota bacterium:
- a CDS encoding peroxiredoxin-like family protein, translating into MNKKFKSGGILPAYTFKSVNGDTFTLGKPSVNGNWQLVFIYRGRHCPICVEYLARLEELREKFMAAKAEIVVVSADPEIKAKDMVEQTKMKFPVGYDLSIDQMKELGVYISMPRSNDETDRPFAEPGMFAVNSEGKVQLIDISNTPFNRADLSELLDTVEWIQDNDYPIRGTYEA; encoded by the coding sequence ATGAATAAAAAATTTAAATCAGGGGGGATCCTTCCAGCCTATACTTTTAAATCGGTAAACGGAGATACCTTCACATTAGGGAAACCTTCAGTGAACGGAAATTGGCAATTAGTTTTCATTTACCGCGGCCGCCACTGTCCTATCTGCGTTGAATATCTTGCTAGGCTTGAAGAACTTAGAGAAAAGTTTATGGCAGCGAAAGCAGAGATCGTTGTTGTTTCTGCTGATCCTGAAATAAAGGCAAAAGATATGGTGGAACAGACTAAGATGAAGTTCCCCGTGGGCTATGATTTATCAATTGATCAAATGAAAGAATTAGGTGTCTACATATCAATGCCAAGATCTAATGATGAAACTGATCGCCCTTTTGCTGAACCCGGCATGTTTGCTGTAAATTCTGAGGGGAAGGTTCAACTAATCGATATTTCTAATACTCCTTTCAATCGTGCCGACCTATCCGAACTCCTAGATACTGTTGAATGGATTCAAGATAATGACTACCCCATACGTGGAACTTACGAGGCCTAA
- a CDS encoding alginate export family protein: MNDEKVFLIGFWLSGILTLNIHAEPPTISPFRWLEDYSYLSEKETLNSYEQIKFLPLQGDAYLSLGGSVRERLNVFGNDRFGLLPIEDDGNIFLQRILLHGDLYINEHFRTFVEFGSYLNFTHEIQSGPFDENNMDLAQAFADLSLANYRLRVGRQHISLGSARLVSLRNGPNVRQNFDGIRVDSEIFGGDITLLATYETEIKKYAFDDDADYDSSLWGVYTTWDYGLTKADFYYLGTYRGNRVYTQGSANETRHSLGSRLFGKQGAWDWNYEFIYQLGDFGNADISAWTVATINGYTFERLPWSPRVELSMNIASGDDDPNDNELNTFNPLFPKLPYFEEASVLVPQNFFNVDPAVTLHPLKSLSVKLDWNLFWRLEDEEAVYSRGLRPLPGTANQSGNFVAHVPSIYIKYQLNRYLAFDLTYSHFFAGGVITDAGGDDIDFGMVSVTWSF, translated from the coding sequence ATGAATGATGAAAAAGTTTTTTTAATTGGCTTTTGGTTGAGCGGAATTTTAACACTTAATATTCACGCTGAACCACCAACGATATCCCCATTTCGGTGGCTTGAGGATTATTCTTATCTTTCAGAAAAAGAAACTCTCAATAGCTATGAACAAATTAAATTTTTGCCTTTACAAGGAGATGCTTATCTTTCCTTGGGCGGTTCAGTTCGCGAGCGGTTAAATGTATTCGGAAATGATCGGTTTGGTCTTTTACCAATTGAGGATGACGGAAACATTTTTTTACAAAGAATCCTTTTACATGGAGATTTATATATCAATGAACATTTTCGCACCTTTGTTGAATTTGGTAGCTACTTGAATTTCACCCATGAGATTCAATCGGGTCCCTTTGATGAGAACAACATGGATTTAGCACAAGCATTTGCCGATTTGTCTCTGGCGAATTATCGTCTGCGTGTGGGGCGGCAACATATTTCTTTAGGTTCGGCTCGTCTAGTTTCTTTACGCAATGGACCAAATGTTCGTCAGAATTTTGATGGAATACGTGTGGATAGTGAGATATTTGGAGGGGATATCACGCTTCTTGCCACGTATGAGACTGAGATCAAAAAATATGCCTTTGATGATGACGCTGATTATGATTCAAGTTTATGGGGAGTTTATACTACTTGGGACTATGGGCTAACCAAAGCAGACTTTTACTACCTTGGAACCTACCGGGGAAATAGGGTTTATACACAAGGAAGTGCCAATGAAACCCGGCATTCACTGGGCTCAAGGTTATTTGGCAAGCAAGGAGCCTGGGATTGGAATTATGAGTTTATTTACCAGCTTGGCGATTTTGGAAATGCTGACATAAGTGCGTGGACTGTTGCGACTATCAATGGCTATACATTTGAAAGGCTACCTTGGTCCCCACGTGTCGAACTAAGTATGAACATTGCTAGTGGTGACGATGACCCAAACGATAACGAACTAAACACATTCAATCCTCTTTTTCCAAAGCTACCCTATTTTGAAGAGGCATCCGTATTAGTGCCGCAGAATTTCTTTAATGTGGACCCAGCTGTAACACTGCATCCACTCAAGAGCCTTAGTGTTAAGCTTGATTGGAATTTATTTTGGCGTCTTGAAGATGAGGAGGCAGTCTATTCGAGAGGTCTAAGGCCACTTCCTGGGACGGCAAACCAAAGTGGAAATTTTGTGGCACATGTTCCATCCATTTACATTAAGTACCAATTGAACCGCTATCTGGCATTTGACTTGACATACAGCCATTTCTTCGCAGGTGGAGTGATTACAGATGCTGGAGGTGATGATATTGATTTTGGGATGGTCTCAGTAACCTGGAGTTTTTAA
- a CDS encoding SDR family oxidoreductase, with protein sequence MSKNIENKVVVITGGSSGLGESTARHLARLGAKVILGARREDKLQSIVKDIKEAGGNADYFVTDVTSNSDVAALVNKAIDVFDRVDVMVNNAGLMAISPISALHVDEWDRMIDINIKGVLYGIAAALPAFEKQGSGQFINISSVAGVKVFSPGGTIYSGTKFAVRAISEGLRHEVGGKIRTTCIEPGAVDSELKHGSSHDESAQFLNDFYENNAIPADSVARAIAYAIEQPADVDVNEIILRPTVQDF encoded by the coding sequence ATGAGCAAGAATATTGAAAATAAAGTTGTGGTCATCACTGGCGGTAGCAGCGGCCTAGGTGAATCTACTGCACGCCATTTAGCAAGATTGGGTGCCAAGGTCATTCTTGGGGCACGTCGAGAGGATAAATTGCAATCAATTGTTAAAGATATAAAAGAGGCTGGAGGCAACGCAGATTATTTTGTGACGGATGTAACCTCGAATAGTGATGTTGCGGCGCTTGTAAACAAAGCTATCGATGTTTTCGATCGTGTAGATGTGATGGTTAATAACGCTGGACTGATGGCTATTTCTCCAATATCAGCACTGCATGTCGACGAATGGGACCGAATGATTGATATCAACATCAAGGGTGTTTTGTATGGTATTGCGGCTGCCTTACCAGCCTTTGAAAAACAGGGAAGTGGACAATTCATTAATATCTCTTCTGTTGCAGGCGTCAAAGTATTTAGCCCCGGTGGAACTATATATAGTGGCACCAAGTTCGCTGTTAGAGCTATAAGTGAGGGATTGCGCCACGAAGTTGGTGGTAAAATACGAACGACATGTATTGAGCCAGGTGCCGTTGATTCCGAACTTAAGCATGGATCGTCTCATGACGAAAGTGCGCAATTCCTAAATGATTTTTATGAGAATAATGCCATTCCAGCGGATTCAGTTGCTCGTGCGATTGCCTATGCAATAGAGCAGCCAGCAGATGTGGATGTTAATGAAATTATTCTCCGACCAACCGTTCAGGATTTTTGA